One Desulfatiglans anilini DSM 4660 DNA segment encodes these proteins:
- a CDS encoding aspartate kinase, translating to MALVVQKFGGTSVGSIEKIRNVARRVIDTFKEGNRMVVVLSAMAGQTDGLIKLAKEMTPDPDPRELDVLMATGEQVSVALFSMAVKDMGYDACSLLGFQVAIHTSDLYGKARIHEIDHERITHELSANRIVTVAGFQGLDEAGNITTLGRGGSDTTAVALAAALNADVCEIFTDVEGVYTTDPHVCPQARKMDSISYEEMLEMASLGAKVLEIRSVEFAKKFNVPIHVRSTFSNERGTMVIGETKDMEKVAVSSIAYNKNEARVTIRRVPDHPGIASQIFDSVFKAGIVVDMIVQNTSEDGYTDLTFTVPKPDFMKTMKLVSQVAEKIGAEKVLGDENIAKVSIIGVGMRSHAGVAKKMFETLAAENINIIMISTSEIKVSCVIEEKYTELAVRVLHEAFGLENP from the coding sequence ATGGCACTAGTGGTACAGAAGTTCGGAGGAACGTCGGTCGGCAGCATCGAGAAGATCCGGAACGTCGCGCGGAGGGTCATCGACACGTTCAAAGAGGGGAACCGGATGGTGGTGGTCCTGTCGGCCATGGCGGGGCAGACGGACGGGTTGATCAAGCTGGCGAAGGAGATGACGCCCGATCCCGACCCGCGGGAACTGGACGTCCTGATGGCGACGGGCGAGCAGGTGAGCGTGGCGCTCTTTTCGATGGCGGTGAAGGACATGGGCTACGATGCCTGTTCCCTGCTGGGATTCCAGGTGGCCATCCACACGAGCGACCTTTACGGTAAGGCGCGGATCCATGAGATCGACCACGAGCGGATCACGCACGAGCTTTCGGCGAACCGGATCGTGACCGTGGCGGGCTTTCAGGGGTTGGACGAAGCAGGAAACATCACCACGCTCGGGCGCGGCGGATCCGACACGACGGCGGTGGCACTGGCGGCGGCGCTCAATGCCGATGTCTGCGAGATCTTCACCGATGTGGAAGGGGTGTACACCACTGATCCGCACGTCTGCCCCCAGGCGCGGAAGATGGACTCGATCTCGTACGAAGAGATGCTCGAGATGGCGAGCCTCGGGGCCAAGGTGCTGGAGATACGTTCGGTGGAGTTTGCCAAAAAATTCAACGTGCCCATCCATGTGAGGTCCACGTTCAGCAACGAAAGGGGTACGATGGTGATCGGTGAAACGAAGGACATGGAGAAGGTGGCGGTTTCGAGCATCGCCTACAACAAGAACGAGGCCCGTGTGACGATCCGGCGCGTGCCGGACCACCCCGGGATCGCGTCGCAGATCTTCGACTCCGTTTTTAAGGCGGGGATCGTGGTCGATATGATCGTCCAGAACACAAGCGAGGACGGCTACACGGATCTGACCTTCACGGTGCCGAAGCCGGACTTCATGAAGACCATGAAGCTCGTGAGCCAGGTGGCGGAGAAGATCGGCGCCGAGAAGGTTCTCGGCGACGAGAACATCGCCAAGGTGTCCATCATCGGCGTCGGGATGCGGAGCCACGCGGGCGTCGCCAAGAAGATGTTCGAGACCCTGGCGGCGGAAAACATCAATATCATCATGATCAGCACCTCCGAGATCAAGGTCTCGTGTGTGATCGAGGAGAAGTACACGGAGCTGGCGGTGCGTGTCCTGCATGAGGCGTTTGGTCTCGAGAATCCCTAG
- the metK gene encoding methionine adenosyltransferase, translating into MKATNFLFTSESVTEGHPDKIADQISDHILDEFMLLDPKSRVACETLVTTGMAMIAGEITSSAYVDFPEVVRSTIKDIGYNNSSMGFDWETCAVLSSIDKQSPDIAIGVNGTGLFKEQGAGDQGLMFGYACTDTDVLMPMPIYLAHRLTRRLAHVRKSGQLPWLRPDGKSQVTVHYVDGKPHRVHTVVIAAQHEPDVDYDTLREAIIEKVIEEVIPAELLDSETQYFINTTGRFVVGGPLGDCGLTGRKIIMDTYGGFGYHGGGAFSGKDPSKVDRSASYMCRYVAKNIVAAGLATTCEMQVAYTIGRAEPVSVMVGAYSTGVVPSAELTEIVRKTVDLRPAAIIERLDLLRPIYRKTSNYGHFGRELPEFSWEKTDLVEDLKRAVK; encoded by the coding sequence ATGAAAGCAACGAATTTTCTCTTCACCTCGGAGTCGGTCACCGAGGGCCATCCCGACAAGATCGCCGATCAGATCTCCGATCACATATTGGACGAGTTCATGCTGCTCGACCCGAAATCCCGGGTCGCCTGCGAAACCCTGGTCACGACCGGCATGGCCATGATCGCCGGGGAGATCACGAGTTCCGCCTATGTGGATTTTCCCGAGGTGGTGCGCTCCACCATCAAGGACATCGGTTACAACAACTCCTCCATGGGGTTCGACTGGGAGACCTGCGCCGTGCTCTCGAGCATCGACAAGCAGTCTCCCGACATCGCGATCGGTGTGAACGGGACCGGTTTGTTCAAGGAGCAGGGCGCCGGCGACCAGGGGCTCATGTTCGGCTATGCCTGCACCGACACCGATGTCCTGATGCCGATGCCCATCTACCTGGCGCACCGCCTCACGCGGCGCCTCGCCCATGTGCGCAAATCGGGCCAGCTCCCGTGGCTGCGCCCCGACGGGAAGAGCCAGGTGACGGTGCACTACGTGGACGGGAAGCCTCACCGGGTGCACACCGTCGTCATCGCGGCCCAGCACGAGCCCGACGTGGATTATGACACCCTGAGGGAGGCCATCATCGAAAAGGTGATCGAAGAGGTGATCCCGGCCGAACTCCTCGACAGCGAGACGCAGTACTTCATCAACACCACCGGGCGTTTCGTCGTTGGCGGCCCGCTGGGCGACTGCGGGCTCACCGGGCGGAAGATCATCATGGACACCTACGGCGGCTTCGGCTACCACGGCGGCGGCGCCTTCTCCGGGAAGGATCCCTCGAAGGTCGACCGCAGCGCCTCCTACATGTGCCGGTACGTGGCCAAGAACATCGTCGCTGCCGGTCTGGCGACGACCTGCGAGATGCAGGTCGCCTACACCATCGGCCGCGCCGAGCCCGTTTCGGTGATGGTGGGGGCATACAGCACGGGCGTTGTGCCGAGCGCGGAGCTGACCGAGATCGTCAGGAAGACCGTGGATCTTCGTCCGGCGGCGATCATCGAACGCCTGGACCTGCTGCGGCCCATCTACCGGAAGACCTCCAATTACGGGCACTTCGGCCGGGAGCTGCCGGAGTTTTCCTGGGAGAAGACGGACCTCGTGGAGGATCTGAAGCGCGCGGTGAAGTGA
- the panC gene encoding pantoate--beta-alanine ligase, producing MEIIESVQEMQEKAEALRMAGYTIGLVPTMGFLHEGHLELMRVAKKLATHAVVSIFVNPSQFGPNEDFERYPRDREGDLAKAESVGVDVVFLPTAQEMYPAGFQTRVQVLEVTQHLCGLSRPTHFDGVATVVTKLFHITRPHIAVFGQKDFQQLTVISRMTADLDMGIEIVGVPIVREADGLAMSSRNKYLGAEERIVARCLKKGLELAQDLVRAGERDAAAIRRTVEALISGQPFTRIDYISLADPETLEEVAVLQRDALMALAVFVGSTRLIDNAVLEVRA from the coding sequence ATGGAGATCATCGAATCGGTCCAGGAGATGCAGGAGAAGGCCGAGGCCCTGCGGATGGCGGGGTACACCATCGGCCTCGTGCCCACGATGGGGTTCCTGCACGAGGGGCACCTCGAACTGATGCGCGTTGCAAAAAAACTCGCGACCCATGCGGTTGTCAGCATCTTCGTGAACCCTTCGCAGTTCGGGCCGAACGAGGATTTCGAACGCTATCCGCGCGACCGGGAAGGCGATCTCGCGAAGGCCGAGTCGGTCGGGGTGGATGTCGTCTTCCTGCCGACGGCGCAGGAGATGTATCCCGCCGGCTTTCAGACACGGGTGCAGGTCCTGGAAGTGACCCAGCACCTGTGCGGGCTTTCGAGGCCGACCCACTTCGACGGCGTGGCGACGGTGGTCACGAAGCTCTTCCATATCACCCGGCCGCACATCGCCGTCTTCGGCCAGAAGGATTTTCAGCAGCTGACGGTGATCAGCCGCATGACGGCGGACCTCGATATGGGCATCGAGATCGTGGGCGTGCCGATCGTCCGGGAGGCGGACGGGCTCGCCATGAGTTCGCGAAACAAATACCTCGGCGCCGAGGAGCGGATCGTCGCCCGGTGCCTCAAAAAGGGGCTCGAGCTGGCGCAGGACCTGGTGCGCGCGGGTGAGCGGGATGCCGCCGCCATCCGGCGGACGGTGGAGGCGCTGATCTCCGGCCAGCCGTTTACCCGGATCGACTACATCAGCCTGGCGGACCCCGAGACCCTGGAAGAGGTGGCCGTGCTCCAGCGGGACGCCTTGATGGCGCTCGCGGTATTCGTAGGCAGCACCCGGCTGATCGACAATGCCGTGTTGGAGGTCCGGGCCTGA
- a CDS encoding ABC transporter substrate-binding protein, which produces MTVKRLLLWVPLALMLFLVQAYFWVPSYEEQTRGNPERLESFITGSIGDASILNPILSADSASSEINALVFEGLLDRDEELRLRGRLAESWEIREEAWFYLNPAASETGGADGAEVVARLIKARGGLLDLPPEVAESLAHIQGVEVLPARTFTETRKVRQGSGEGEETGIELTVHAPERIWLSLDRVDPEIFDRLRTVLGEEVLAPFQSAGLVQASAPIEEALLVRLAEELLPQTEHNPIVTFRLRPGVRFHDGHPVTARDVRFTYDAIMDPRNLSPRVSDYEPVKSVEVPDPLTVRIVYKRLYSPALASWGMGILPEHLLNAEALKREAAERGMDPEAFSMRQSRFNRRPVGCGPFVFKEWLSDQHIELTRFEDYWEGAPNYRRYVYRVIPDLLTQEMEFYAGTVDNYAVQPHQVERLSRDPRFQSFSGVSFGYTYIAYNLRREPFNDARVRRALGMAIDVEKIIRFVLYGQGERITGPFVKQTDFYDHSIEPLPYDPEAALALLAEAGWRRGPEGWLEKDGRRLQFTLITNGGNDTRKAILAIAQDAWKQIGIDVRTDILEWSVFIEERVNKQDFDALVLGWSMGVDPDLFQIWHSSQTKPFHLNFAGFANEAADDLILRIRETYDHDRQVQYCSDLHAIIAEEQPYTFLYVGKWTAILDQRIVIQRTDASGDPVYERIKPTKTGSYTFHFNRWIKLPHVPDFAAEG; this is translated from the coding sequence ATGACGGTCAAACGGCTACTGCTCTGGGTGCCGCTGGCACTCATGCTCTTTCTGGTGCAGGCCTATTTCTGGGTGCCGAGCTATGAGGAGCAGACCCGGGGGAACCCGGAGCGGCTGGAGTCGTTCATCACGGGGTCCATCGGGGATGCGAGTATCCTCAACCCCATTCTCTCTGCGGATTCCGCGAGCAGTGAGATCAATGCGCTCGTCTTCGAGGGGCTGCTCGACCGCGATGAGGAGCTGCGGCTGCGGGGCCGTCTGGCCGAGTCCTGGGAGATCCGGGAGGAGGCGTGGTTCTACCTGAATCCGGCCGCCTCGGAGACGGGGGGAGCGGACGGCGCCGAGGTGGTCGCGCGCCTCATCAAGGCCCGCGGGGGATTGCTGGACCTACCGCCTGAAGTGGCGGAATCCCTCGCCCATATCCAGGGCGTGGAGGTCTTGCCGGCCCGGACCTTTACCGAAACCCGCAAGGTGCGCCAGGGGTCCGGTGAGGGCGAGGAGACCGGGATCGAACTGACCGTCCATGCGCCGGAAAGGATTTGGTTGAGCCTCGACCGCGTCGATCCGGAGATCTTCGACCGGCTTCGGACGGTGCTGGGAGAAGAGGTTCTCGCCCCGTTCCAGAGCGCGGGTCTCGTGCAGGCCTCCGCGCCGATCGAGGAGGCGCTCCTTGTCCGGCTCGCGGAGGAGCTGCTGCCGCAGACCGAGCACAACCCCATCGTCACCTTCCGCCTCCGCCCCGGGGTGCGCTTCCACGACGGACACCCCGTCACCGCCAGGGATGTCCGCTTCACCTACGATGCCATCATGGACCCCCGGAATCTCTCGCCGCGCGTCTCCGACTACGAACCGGTGAAGTCGGTCGAGGTCCCGGACCCGCTGACGGTCCGGATCGTTTACAAGCGCCTGTATTCTCCGGCCCTGGCGAGCTGGGGCATGGGCATCCTCCCCGAACACCTCTTGAATGCGGAGGCGCTGAAGCGCGAAGCCGCCGAGCGGGGGATGGACCCCGAGGCGTTTTCCATGCGCCAGAGCCGCTTCAACCGCCGGCCCGTCGGATGCGGACCGTTCGTCTTCAAGGAGTGGCTCTCCGATCAGCACATCGAGCTGACACGCTTCGAGGATTACTGGGAGGGCGCCCCCAACTACCGTCGCTATGTCTACCGGGTGATCCCGGACCTTCTGACCCAGGAGATGGAGTTCTATGCCGGGACGGTGGACAACTACGCGGTGCAGCCGCACCAGGTCGAAAGGTTGTCCCGGGATCCGCGCTTCCAGAGCTTTTCCGGGGTGAGCTTCGGGTACACCTATATCGCCTACAACCTGCGCCGCGAGCCGTTCAATGACGCGCGCGTCCGCCGGGCGCTCGGGATGGCGATCGATGTCGAGAAGATCATCCGCTTTGTGCTTTACGGGCAGGGCGAGCGCATCACCGGCCCTTTCGTGAAGCAGACCGACTTTTACGACCACTCGATCGAGCCGCTTCCTTACGACCCGGAAGCGGCGCTTGCGCTGCTGGCGGAGGCCGGATGGCGCCGGGGTCCGGAGGGCTGGCTCGAGAAGGACGGACGCCGGCTCCAGTTCACGCTCATCACGAACGGCGGCAACGACACGCGGAAGGCCATCCTGGCCATTGCGCAGGACGCCTGGAAGCAGATCGGGATCGACGTGCGGACCGACATCCTGGAGTGGTCGGTTTTTATCGAGGAGCGGGTCAACAAGCAGGATTTCGACGCCCTGGTCCTCGGCTGGAGCATGGGCGTCGACCCGGACCTTTTCCAGATCTGGCATTCGAGCCAGACGAAGCCCTTCCACCTGAACTTTGCAGGTTTCGCGAATGAGGCGGCCGACGACCTCATCCTGCGGATCCGGGAGACCTACGACCACGACCGGCAGGTCCAGTACTGCAGCGACCTGCATGCGATCATCGCCGAAGAGCAGCCTTACACCTTCTTGTATGTCGGGAAGTGGACCGCCATTCTCGACCAGCGCATCGTCATCCAGCGGACCGATGCGTCTGGCGACCCCGTCTATGAGCGGATAAAGCCCACGAAAACAGGGAGCTACACCTTTCATTTCAACCGCTGGATCAAACTGCCGCATGTGCCCGACTTCGCGGCGGAGGGCTGA
- a CDS encoding ComEA family DNA-binding protein: MRRLVSRIPRDDHRLVRGGLLLLLLLLIPQALAALLDSASPPIFRGEAVFVEVVQAGGEASVFAFEREPRLSELTARLATEGRAGSARAGGERLLRSGDRVEFWEGGPAAVVMPQGMSAFFKWTLRIPIELNRVDLEGLTVLPGIGPRLAGRIVAERERRGGFKSLEELMLVEGIGPVTWSRIRPYLTLEDSRPLARGPLHRSSRFDPAAVCPPSDPGLYHCGRGRHAPVEIRLHAEQAELYPRADSKAGRGAARLDRVSSVQMCKGPLNRSILPRRQALPEMPPADGFRGKGIRPGWVRSEAAAMRKRTFC, from the coding sequence ATGAGGCGTTTGGTCTCGAGAATCCCTAGAGACGACCACCGTCTGGTGCGCGGCGGTCTGCTGCTCCTACTGCTGCTTTTGATTCCCCAGGCCCTGGCGGCGTTGTTGGATTCCGCTTCACCCCCCATTTTCAGGGGTGAGGCGGTTTTTGTTGAGGTCGTGCAGGCGGGGGGCGAAGCGTCGGTCTTCGCCTTCGAGCGGGAGCCGCGGCTCTCGGAGTTGACGGCCAGGCTCGCAACGGAGGGAAGAGCGGGTTCTGCCCGGGCCGGTGGGGAGAGGCTCCTACGCTCCGGAGATCGGGTGGAGTTCTGGGAAGGGGGCCCAGCGGCTGTGGTCATGCCTCAGGGGATGTCCGCGTTTTTCAAATGGACTCTCCGGATCCCCATCGAACTGAACCGGGTGGACCTGGAAGGGTTGACGGTCCTGCCGGGAATCGGCCCCAGGCTGGCCGGGCGGATTGTGGCGGAAAGGGAACGGCGCGGCGGGTTCAAGTCGCTCGAGGAGCTGATGCTGGTCGAAGGGATCGGGCCGGTGACATGGTCGAGAATCCGGCCCTATCTGACCCTCGAGGATTCCCGTCCTTTGGCTCGGGGCCCACTGCACCGATCGAGCCGCTTCGATCCGGCGGCGGTGTGCCCGCCGAGTGATCCCGGGCTCTATCATTGCGGGAGGGGGCGGCACGCGCCGGTCGAAATCCGGCTGCACGCTGAACAGGCCGAGCTTTATCCACGTGCAGATTCGAAGGCTGGACGTGGAGCGGCTCGGCTGGATCGCGTCTCCTCTGTTCAAATGTGCAAAGGTCCATTGAACCGGTCGATTCTGCCGCGTCGACAGGCCCTGCCGGAAATGCCGCCGGCGGATGGTTTCAGAGGAAAAGGCATCCGGCCCGGCTGGGTTCGATCAGAGGCGGCCGCAATGCGGAAGAGGACGTTTTGCTGA
- the tsaD gene encoding tRNA (adenosine(37)-N6)-threonylcarbamoyltransferase complex transferase subunit TsaD: protein MLILGIDTSCDDTSAGLLRDGREVLANVVHSQIALHHRHGGVVPELASREHLRNLIPVVEEALKAGEADFRDLDAIAVTQGPGLVGSLLVGLYYAKALAFSLEIPLIAVNHLEAHLLSIFLEPETPPFPYAALTVSGGHTQLYHVRGYGDYTLLGQTVDDAAGEAFDKVAKIFGLGYPGGRVIEALARSGDAGAIRFPRAWMGKESLDFSFSGLKTAVLLQHRSWAEAPEAERACSLADMAAAFQEAVVDVLVQKTLAAVERMGVSAAAVAGGVACNGRLRGRMSAAAQERGISVFYPRPAYCTDNGAMIALTGYHRFLKGETAGLDVDARSKFPMDDLPGGRRGELQG from the coding sequence TTGCTGATTCTGGGCATCGATACATCGTGTGATGACACCTCCGCCGGCCTGCTGCGGGACGGGCGCGAAGTGCTCGCCAACGTGGTGCACTCGCAGATCGCGCTGCATCACCGGCACGGCGGCGTCGTCCCGGAGCTGGCCTCGCGGGAGCACTTGAGGAACCTGATCCCCGTGGTCGAAGAGGCCCTGAAGGCCGGGGAGGCGGACTTCAGGGATCTCGATGCGATCGCCGTAACGCAGGGGCCGGGGCTTGTCGGAAGCCTGCTGGTCGGGCTCTACTATGCCAAGGCGCTGGCTTTTTCGCTCGAGATACCCCTCATCGCGGTCAACCACCTCGAGGCCCATCTGCTTTCGATCTTCCTGGAGCCCGAGACGCCGCCCTTTCCCTATGCGGCACTGACGGTCTCGGGCGGGCACACGCAGCTCTACCACGTGCGGGGCTACGGGGATTATACGCTCTTGGGGCAGACGGTGGACGACGCGGCCGGGGAGGCCTTCGACAAGGTGGCCAAGATCTTCGGGCTCGGGTACCCCGGCGGGCGGGTGATCGAGGCCCTCGCCCGGAGCGGAGATGCGGGGGCGATCCGTTTTCCGAGGGCCTGGATGGGGAAAGAGTCGCTGGATTTCAGCTTCAGCGGCCTCAAGACGGCCGTCCTGCTTCAGCACCGGAGTTGGGCCGAGGCGCCCGAGGCGGAGCGGGCCTGCTCCCTGGCGGACATGGCCGCCGCTTTCCAGGAGGCGGTGGTGGACGTCCTCGTCCAGAAGACATTGGCGGCCGTCGAAAGAATGGGTGTCTCAGCCGCGGCGGTCGCGGGGGGCGTCGCCTGCAACGGCCGTCTGCGGGGGCGCATGAGCGCTGCCGCACAGGAGAGAGGAATCTCGGTCTTTTATCCCCGTCCGGCCTATTGTACAGACAATGGGGCGATGATCGCCCTGACCGGGTACCACCGTTTCCTGAAGGGTGAAACGGCGGGTCTCGACGTGGATGCGCGCTCCAAGTTTCCGATGGATGACCTTCCGGGGGGGCGGCGTGGTGAACTGCAGGGGTAA
- the ahcY gene encoding adenosylhomocysteinase, with translation MDYDIKDLSLAAAGRLRIEWAGMSMPVLAKIRERFAAEKPLAGLRLSACLHVTTETAGLVKTLKAGGAEVAVCASNPLSTQDDVAASLVADDEVPVFAIKGEDHATYYSHILSALKHRPHLTMDDGADLVSSLHFIALHKWGELEPTVAKWAQGLSEAEQKSLLAEVVGGTEETTTGVIRLRSMERDGVLQFPVISVNDANTKHLFDNRYGTGQSTLDGIIRATNRLVAGSVFVVSGYGWCGRGVAARAKGHGAHVIVCEVDPLRALEAVMDGFQVMPIAQAAPLGNFFCTLTGDINVIRKEHFALMRDGAMVSNSGHFDVELDLPGLAELTESRRAIRPFVEEFRLKTGKRIYVLGEGRLINLAAAEGHPSSVMDMSFANQALSAEYMAKRHKELERKVYPVPKAIDEEIARLKLEAMGVEIDTLTEEQAAYLSSWEMGT, from the coding sequence ATGGATTATGATATCAAGGATTTGAGCCTGGCCGCCGCAGGACGGCTGCGCATCGAGTGGGCGGGCATGAGCATGCCTGTCCTGGCGAAGATCAGGGAACGCTTCGCGGCGGAAAAGCCCCTGGCGGGGCTCAGGCTGTCGGCGTGCCTCCACGTGACGACGGAAACGGCGGGGCTCGTGAAGACCCTCAAGGCGGGCGGGGCGGAGGTGGCGGTGTGCGCCTCGAACCCGCTTTCGACACAGGACGACGTCGCGGCATCGCTCGTGGCGGACGACGAGGTCCCCGTCTTCGCGATCAAGGGCGAGGACCACGCCACCTATTACAGCCACATCCTCTCCGCATTGAAGCACCGCCCCCATCTGACGATGGATGACGGCGCAGACCTTGTGAGTTCGCTTCATTTCATCGCGCTCCACAAATGGGGCGAACTGGAGCCGACGGTCGCGAAATGGGCCCAGGGGCTGAGCGAGGCGGAACAGAAAAGCCTCCTTGCCGAGGTCGTAGGCGGGACCGAGGAGACGACGACCGGCGTGATCCGCCTGCGCAGCATGGAGCGGGACGGGGTGCTCCAGTTCCCGGTGATTTCGGTGAACGACGCCAACACCAAGCACCTTTTCGACAACCGCTACGGGACCGGCCAGAGCACCCTCGACGGGATCATCCGTGCGACCAACCGCCTCGTCGCCGGGAGCGTCTTCGTGGTGAGCGGCTACGGATGGTGCGGCCGCGGCGTGGCGGCGCGGGCGAAGGGCCACGGGGCGCACGTCATCGTCTGCGAGGTGGATCCCCTCCGCGCCCTCGAGGCCGTGATGGACGGGTTCCAGGTGATGCCGATCGCGCAGGCGGCGCCCCTCGGAAACTTCTTCTGCACCCTGACCGGGGATATCAACGTGATCCGCAAGGAGCACTTCGCCTTGATGAGGGACGGGGCGATGGTCTCCAACTCCGGCCACTTCGACGTGGAACTCGACCTCCCCGGTCTGGCCGAGCTCACGGAGAGCCGGCGCGCCATCCGCCCCTTCGTCGAAGAGTTTCGGCTGAAGACGGGGAAGCGCATCTATGTCCTGGGGGAAGGGCGGCTGATCAATCTGGCCGCGGCCGAAGGGCACCCGTCGAGCGTCATGGACATGAGCTTCGCCAACCAGGCCCTTTCTGCGGAATACATGGCCAAGCGGCACAAAGAACTCGAGCGGAAGGTGTACCCGGTGCCGAAGGCCATCGATGAAGAGATCGCCCGTCTGAAGCTCGAGGCGATGGGTGTCGAGATCGACACCCTGACCGAGGAGCAGGCGGCATACCTGTCATCCTGGGAGATGGGGACGTAG
- the tsaE gene encoding tRNA (adenosine(37)-N6)-threonylcarbamoyltransferase complex ATPase subunit type 1 TsaE has product MSPDRVIYRAASERDTIAFGRRLGRLLEPGDVLVLSGDLGVGKTCFAKGLAQGLDVPAGQVITSPSFALVNEYEGRCPFFHMDVYRLERVEEIVAAGLEEYLYQGGVTAIEWGERCPEILPEGHLLVRLSILGDLSREIVMEGSAGRALILLEGVNQLLG; this is encoded by the coding sequence GTGAGCCCCGATCGTGTTATATACCGTGCGGCCTCGGAGCGCGATACGATCGCCTTCGGACGCCGGCTCGGGAGGCTGCTCGAACCGGGGGACGTGCTGGTGCTGAGCGGGGATCTCGGGGTGGGGAAGACCTGCTTTGCGAAGGGCCTGGCCCAGGGGCTGGATGTCCCGGCCGGGCAGGTGATCACGAGCCCCTCGTTCGCGCTCGTCAACGAGTACGAGGGCCGGTGCCCCTTCTTCCACATGGATGTCTATCGGCTCGAGCGTGTGGAAGAGATCGTCGCGGCCGGGCTGGAAGAGTATCTTTATCAGGGAGGGGTGACGGCGATCGAGTGGGGTGAACGGTGCCCCGAGATCCTCCCTGAAGGGCATCTGCTCGTGAGGCTGAGCATCCTCGGGGATCTGTCCCGGGAGATCGTCATGGAAGGGTCCGCCGGGCGGGCCCTTATCCTATTGGAAGGCGTGAATCAATTGCTGGGTTGA
- the rsmA gene encoding 16S rRNA (adenine(1518)-N(6)/adenine(1519)-N(6))-dimethyltransferase RsmA — translation MRAEGDFRARKSLGQNFLIHEGVVNRIVAAAALQPGEPVLEIGPGRGALTRLLARSAERVVAVEKDPWLVGYLGGKLGAWGLRHVRLVQADILRWDFGELDAGRGPRFVVLGNIPYNISSPLIETLLRNRGLFSRAILMLQQEMAARLTAAPGGKTYGAMTVLVRYATSVTHVMEVSREAFRPRPKVDSTVVRFDFEAAYPRRARDEAVFRRVVKGAFGHRRKTLMNALLRMPDPWPGEALEAAFERCGIDARRRAETLGMEDFLCLGDALALTNSNTGDT, via the coding sequence ATGAGGGCTGAAGGGGATTTCAGGGCACGCAAGAGCCTCGGACAAAACTTCCTGATCCACGAAGGAGTCGTGAACCGGATCGTCGCGGCAGCGGCGCTTCAGCCCGGTGAACCCGTCCTCGAGATCGGGCCGGGGCGGGGGGCGCTGACACGGCTGCTGGCGCGATCGGCCGAGCGCGTGGTGGCGGTCGAGAAGGATCCATGGCTGGTGGGCTACCTCGGGGGGAAACTCGGCGCCTGGGGGCTGAGGCATGTCAGGCTGGTGCAGGCGGATATCCTCCGGTGGGATTTCGGGGAACTCGACGCCGGCCGGGGCCCCCGATTCGTGGTGTTGGGCAATATCCCGTACAACATCTCTTCACCGTTGATCGAAACGCTGCTCCGGAACCGGGGCCTTTTCAGCCGCGCGATCCTGATGCTGCAGCAGGAGATGGCCGCCAGGCTGACCGCCGCCCCCGGCGGGAAGACCTATGGCGCCATGACGGTCCTTGTCCGGTACGCGACCAGCGTCACGCACGTCATGGAGGTATCGCGGGAGGCGTTCCGGCCGCGGCCGAAGGTCGATTCGACGGTGGTCCGGTTCGATTTCGAGGCTGCTTATCCGAGGCGGGCCCGTGACGAGGCCGTCTTCCGGCGGGTCGTGAAGGGGGCCTTCGGCCACCGTCGCAAGACCCTGATGAACGCCCTCCTCCGCATGCCGGACCCTTGGCCCGGAGAGGCGCTCGAGGCGGCGTTCGAGCGGTGCGGCATCGACGCCCGCAGGCGGGCCGAAACCCTCGGCATGGAGGACTTTCTGTGCTTGGGCGATGCCCTGGCGTTGACAAATAGCAACACGGGTGATACCTAG
- a CDS encoding DUF2062 domain-containing protein — protein sequence MKLSRRIRYWYWRVTRLRGTPHELALGLTVGVFAGCMPILPFQTALAIALAIPLRASKITALLGTWVSNPLNWWLLYLYSHKLGAFVLGIPNGNGVFRSILGMIQRGEEPMDIAMQILGAGGETVAAFLLGGVMIGTVFALPAYVISVRLFGFFQEVRRRRREKRAARRRST from the coding sequence GTGAAGCTCAGCCGGCGAATCCGCTACTGGTATTGGCGCGTCACCCGCCTGCGCGGAACTCCGCACGAACTGGCGCTCGGCCTGACCGTCGGCGTCTTTGCCGGCTGCATGCCGATCCTGCCTTTTCAAACGGCACTGGCGATTGCGCTGGCCATCCCGCTGCGCGCGAGCAAGATCACCGCGCTTCTCGGGACGTGGGTGAGCAACCCCCTGAACTGGTGGTTACTCTACCTTTACAGCCACAAGCTGGGGGCCTTCGTGCTCGGCATCCCGAACGGCAACGGGGTGTTTCGTTCCATCCTGGGGATGATCCAGAGGGGCGAGGAGCCGATGGACATCGCCATGCAGATCCTCGGCGCGGGCGGAGAAACGGTGGCGGCCTTTCTCCTTGGGGGGGTCATGATCGGGACGGTGTTCGCCTTGCCCGCGTACGTGATTTCCGTGCGGCTCTTCGGTTTTTTCCAAGAGGTGCGGCGGCGCCGGCGTGAGAAGCGGGCCGCGCGCAGAAGGAGCACATGA